The genomic stretch GATTTCTGGCATATCGAGGAAACGTTTTGAACTAGTCTtatctatacatttttcattcttctctCAAATAAATACACAACTATCACATTAATGCACGCGTCTTACCAATTCGTTCTCGCGTTTAATGTTCGTTTATAATTGTTTGTAAAGTCTTTGTTCCATTACACTTGCTAATCACCTTCGGTTGGAGGCAAAGAACCTCcggttcttcttctttcttgcaAAGAACGCGAAGCGGCATTGTCACGCGCGAAGGTtccgtataaaataaatattttacgcaTATTTGGATTGCTCGAAGTAATATCGAGTTTCGGTAATTCTCTAAAGCTGccagaaaataagaaagatttCACTCTTTCCAAAATTGTCTCTTCTTTGTTCTGGACGAATCTATCATTCCATCGGTCGATAAGCTACACGCGTCATATTCTTCTATCAACTTTTCCAAACATTTCACCGAAGCTTCCCTCAGAACATCTTTTATCTATCTTTTTGCGAATTctacgaaaagaaaaagtagtCTTTTCGCGTCTAATTTGAACTTGTCCAGCACCGTCGACGAGATCGTTGGATGTGTATACGATTTACTACCTTCAAAGTTGCTACAATTTTCAacgtctctccctctctctctcctcgtTCGTCTTTTAGGGAAACGTTTCGTGTCTATCGTCAAAGTCTGTTTAAATAATACACATCTAGGCCCCTAAAACGCAGCATAAATTCTTATACAAAACATAATGTCGAACGATCTTCAATCAATAGCATCGTCTTCCCCTTCCTTTCGTATTTGTCTGTGTGTCTTGCGTGCCGCTTGAACTACGTTGACGAACACTCATCAACAGGTGAAGCGAACATCTGTATGTCTTCTGCTAAATCAGCGCAGTCGGATGGACCCCCGTACAGATTAGTTTGATTGTGTTTCACGATCCTGATAGGGACGTAGGTTCGTGAATAGACAGTCTTGTGTCTCGCCAGGCTTCTCCAGAAGCTGTGTCCATGGTAAAGTTTAACTCTTCGAATGTACATTTGTCTTTTGTGCCTTCTTTTTCCTGGCTGCAAGCATGTCGTAGAAGGGATTGTGCGATATGCTTTGCCTAGaattaaacgttaaaattaCGATTATAAAAGCGAATTTGGATTGCATTACGAGCGAAAGAAACGTCTTAGATGAtagtagaaatatttgaatttattaaatcactgataaaattaattgcgaTATTTGTGTAAAAGATGTTTGTGcttaaaatcttttaataacagaaaagaaaaagaatcgtgTTACAAACCCTCGACCATTAAAAGCGTAAATTATATAAGCTCAAACCGTCCACAATTTTCAGTAAAAGATTCACGGAAGCGTTAAATAAGCAGCACTAACCTCAGTCAGAAATGGTAGTCTTCTTTGAATTATTCACAGAATGAATAACAACTTACCGCACGCATTTGATccattcttctttctcttcgtccGTGGCCGCAGACATTCTGTACACGGTGTGTTTGCCTTTAAAGAGCAAAGAACAACAGTTACAATTCCGGTGTAATTACTGCGAGCACGACGACGTgctatgaaaaaaaaagggcTGCGTTAAATGGCAATGCAACACGCATAGAATTCGATTGTTTCACACGAGAAAGACGCTTTACCCGACCGGTACTTGAATTCTTTATCCTTCGTGCTCTATTAATTCCCTGCTCTTCCAAGTTTTAATTTAGAGAAGCCAACGTGCGTTTAAGATTACATTTTTTCTCCAAGTTATCATTTTGTTCTTACGCTGAAATTACGCATGAGAAAAGGCAGCGTAATGCTTTTGatacgtaatttaaaaaaaaaaaaaacaatgtgCATTTGCTAAGCACAATTCTCTTAATGATTCCCACGCGTAGGATAATCATTAATCCATCATAAGAACCAAAGTCACATCAACGCAACGtttcatttctaattatattcttGATCAATTGATTATATCGAAGTGATAATTCGTACCGTAATACTGCGTTTACAACTTGCGACTTTCACGCGTTATTTCACTTCTTCTTCCTCGACAGATTGACTTCGTTCGGATAAGCGAAATTGCTTAAATTCAGGTAACTTGACCCAGCCGATCAAAGTTTCAACAATCTACGATTGTTAAAAGTGTCCAAGTATAGCGCAGGCTCGGGTAATTAAACGCGCTGGCAGCCGTAATCGAGTGGATTGGGTGGTAGGTCACGGCACCGATCAATTAAGGCTTTCATCTAGGATCCTCGGTTAGTACCTTCGACAACTTTTCCCTCGCTGTCCGTCTTACACGCTTTGATGAACTCGGAGCCGGCGGCGTATAGCTCGAAGCAATGCGGCTTGTGCCGATCCTGCACCTCTCTGACCTGAATGTTTTCCAGCGGAATGATGCCTCGTGGCTCCTTGTCGGTCGTGTACTCGAAGTAATAAAGACAGTTGTCGTTTAATATGAACCATCGTCTCTTCCAGCTCTTGTAGCGTCCGCCTGAAACAACCACCAACGATTTAAAAGCTAACGATCGATGCACAACTATAATTGCGTTATTTACCTGCTGTCTCCGTCAGGGCAGCAGAGGGACAAAGCGATACGATATAAGAAAAGTACAGACACTTTGACGGGTTTTTCGTCTCGTTGTCGTCGGGGAATGCTTCCGGACCAACGATTCCCAAACGTATTTCCCATTTCTCGTTCTTCCTTAAATCTTGCATGAACGTAATACGCGTAATTACGAGGCAGGGAACGTCCGtcaatttgtaaattctatttttgcGTTTCGGCGCGACTGAACATAGAATGCCAACAGTCACGCGTCGTATCTCGAATCACCGCCAGTATCTTTGGAATGCTTGGCCATAATGGTGAAAATATTCGAGTCGCCCGACCGAGGCTTTCGACCTCTGTGGCCGGACAGTTTGGGAAACGCTGTTCCAGGATGTTCTCACTCGTCCCTGTAACCCTTTGCAGCGACAACGTTATCGTCTCATCTGATTTCGATTGTACACGGAGAGTGGGCTGTTCTCGATCGCGAATCGATCGTTTGATCATGGCTGGTTATTAACGATCGATTCCTTGTACGGATGCATCGAGCGAGTATTTTTGTCCGTCCCGTAGGCCTTTGAATACCCGCATACATCGTGGAAACCATCCGGATCGCTTTACGCGCCATGGGTGGCGTGTACTAGTGGAACTACGTTGGCAATAGAGAGCGCGTTAGCACGGACAACGATCTTGGGAATTTCGAGGGTTTAACAGTTTagatcgatataaaatattcaccaTGTagattaatatgaaataataacgaaaatttttAAGACAGGATAGTTACGTACAATGTGAAATGTAAGAAGTATTCTCAGTGGATCAGAGGTTCGTTAAGTCCTGCACCTGTGATTACTTTGCAACAAGAAACGTATCTTTTACGACATCGATCGATACGGATCATTACTTTACTTgtatttactttactttactgtGTCGAAAGCTACAAGCTCTACGTGAACAAAAAAGCAGACAAGTCTACTTAACCCTCCATAGGTAAACGTATTTTTCATACCTCGTAAGCAAACTGATGCAGGCTTTAAGAAAATCTAAGAAACATCTTCAGTCTATGTTATCAATCTATGGAATATCGTACGCTAAGCCAAATGTACGAAACTTTGTGGATCGCTAATTCAATTTACTTACAGAGGGTTGCCTAAAGAAAAGGAACAAGTTACTTCCACTATACACAGCCTCTTTTAACATTCCTCGATTTTTAGAATCACTTTCCGTTTTAGGcgaaaattactattttactatttacgCAATCTTCTCTCGATTACTCTTCTCTACTTGTATACCGGAGAAAAAGCTTTCTCCCTGTTGCAAAGAAagatcgatggaaaatttgttaaaaaaaaaaaatccgcCGCTGTAAAGGGTTAACATCCTCATGCACTCGTAACATTCCCCGGAAGAAAGGGGGTCGCATGCAAGCCGGGATACATTCGCAACGTTATTCGATCAACAATGGCTCGAGCAGcgttctttcttcgtctttctctcAGCCACGCAAAAGAcgttttctcgtttcaattcATACCGGGTCAAGAGGAGAAGGGAAACGTCAGAAGGGTCAAAAGTCGAATTGCACGTTACACAGTTTACGAAAGAATTACCTTGCTTCCAGAGCCAGCCTTCCTTGTCAGGGTTGAAGAACGTGTGCATCAGATCGTTCCCGTCATCTTCTGGTATCTTGAACGGTTCCGTCTTTATACTTTCGTATAAGCTCTGCAAAAGTAACGTAttgcttttaaaaaaaaacctaTACGATCTTTGCGAGTAAATCATTAGAGCGTTCGAAATCAAGAAATATGATTTCATATCTCTCATTGCTGTTTCGAAACTCGGATAATTTGGTACGATGGAATCGCTTGTCTCGACGGTACGCAACAAGCAAGATATTAGAGGAAATTCGAGTTTCCATGAGCCAAACGTGTCGTTAGTGGAAATTCCAGTTTTCCTAAACGTCTCTCGCAGCCGTAAGAAAACACTTACTGCAAAGATTATACAAAAAGGATTCGAcgttgtaatattataaatacaaatcgatTTACTCCAGACGATGCAAATACCAAAAGAGACTATCTCgcagagaagagaaaaggaagctactggtttcattttttacaaaacttTAACCATTATCCACTTTAACCATTATCGCCGAAGCATAAATGAGAACTATAACGTTTATTCTCCGTTTATAAGGCACGAAAGAAGATCAACGATGTACTAGACAGGGGTAGTATCGGCATTCCATTCTGCTCGTCGAAGACGATACATAAAATCGATGATATCCTGCAACTGGTAAATCTATGCTTACATAAGAGCAGCTGCATACGATCGCCAGTCTAGAATCATTTTCGATCCGGCAACGCGTCGATTAGACGAGGTGAGACGAGGTGAAACGCAGCGCGCCACTTTGCATAAATCTACCATTAAGAAATCACCGCAACGGACTTCCCCGTTAGTCAGTAGGTTCATTCTAATAACTGCGATCCGCCGGTTGTGAGGCGACTTGTAAAGCGCGCCAATTGCTTTATATCCTGGCCATGGATCACGCGGATGGAAACACGCGTGCATCACGATATAACACGAACGAAAGGTCGGCCACTGCACGCGAATGACGTACGTCCTTTGTTGCACACGCTATTGCGTTATTTATCGTGTTTGTTAAGACCCACTTGCCTCCTTCTCCACCGATCCTTGGCTcgtttattcaatttaaaatttttgtaccAGTTAGTCATAACATTTAGTGCCAAACGTGCGATATCCATTGCaatataaatcgattaaaTCCTAGTCGCGTGGAATTTGGATTATCGAACGCGCGTAGATACTCCGAGCGGACGACCAAATCGATCGGTCAAGCAAGAATCTACGCGTGACGCAATCGTTTGCCAGGAATTTACCAGAAATTTCTGATTAATACGCTTACGTCATCGGAAACGGGAACGGGAATAAACGCAGAATGTTTCAATAACTCGGTTAAACCGCAAACAATATCGTAAAGATTGCTTCCTCATCGATAGAATGGATTAAAGTCAGCCGAACCAATATACAAGTCTCATCTGGAAACACGATCCAACTCGATATTCCCAACGATATTCTAATGGCACGTGCAGCAATCGTACGGTTCGATTTTAGAAAAACGACAAATTGGAATTTCATAGCGCCCTATCTTTGAATTACGTCAAACGTGCTCCGATTATTATCGATGATTTAGTACGGCGATCTAATTTCGACGTGTGTATCGCCTCTATCTATTTCCGGTGATAGAGCTCCACCTAATCATTACGGTTGCCCACACGTAATAAAGTCGTTGCACCAACAGCGCTGCCCTAATTGCAGGAAATCTTTCGTGTATGTTTTCGCGGCACGGCTTGCGGAACAAGGAGAATTTGCATTTTTCCTAAAGCACGAATACCGGGCGAAAATTGTAACGCGAAACGTGAAACTGCGAGTCCAGGTGGGAACGAGATTAAATCTCGAACCACATACGCGAAAAGTAAAGCGAACCAAGATCGAATTAACCTTCGGaacttttacaatttcatcgTCGCTCGAGGTTCGTACAATTACGCTGTAACGAACAACGAGGAGAAATAATGGAGCTTCCTAGAAAATGTCCAAAAATGTCCTGTCGACAGTCGGTaaattatcgttaaacgtAGATCGTATGACTTTATTTATCGTCGTACGAGCGAAAAGATCTGGCTGCAATCTGATGTTCTAGGCTAGCTATACACGATTCGAGGAACGGTTCCCATAGAGAGACAAATGACACAGGAAGCGCAGATAAAGCGAGAGCGAGGTTTTGCACTTACAACAAGGAGTTCGCGAGGCAGGTCGCCGCCATTGTTGATGCCACGGTTCATGGAAATGAACTGTTCCACGCTGGGCTTATCCTTGACGCTTGGATTGTGCAGCGACGTGTTCAACATAATGATGGCGAAGCTGAGCACGTAACAGGTGTCCGTGTTCGTGAATATGTTCGGGTTCAGCTGGCAGTACCTTTGCGCGAAACATTCCATCATCCGGTCGATCTTCTGCGCCTCACCGGGTAATCTGAACGACCAGAGAAACTGTCGAAGAGCTTGTACCAGGATCAGGTCTGTGAAATCGTGCAGTTCGACGAACGCTCGCAACACCCTCTCGTTGAAGTCGTGTCGTTCGCCGAGGTAGTCGCCGATCGCGGTTTTGTTCAGGCCCTCGCCCTTGTAAAGGAACTGGGCGACGTCCTCGGGCGTCGGGGCCAGCAGATTGTGCTCGATCAGGTACTCGATTCCCTTCTTAGGGTCCATGTTGAACTTCTTACGGCCGATCGACGTCTGTTTCGCCTTGTTCGACGGCTTGGTCTCGTCGGCCGCGAGACCGCCGCCCTCCATCGCTTCCATCTCGGCCACCACTTCGCCCAGCTCATCTTTCAGTTGCTGCAACAGAAACGGACGGGTCAGCGAAACGTGCACGACAACGGCTTCCTCGTTCTCGCGAACGAATCTCCGCTCACGCTTCCATCTACCCTTCGATCGTCCTCTTCGTCCCGAATCGAACGATCGGTGTAACGCGATTTGCCAGGGGGAAGGTTCGATTCGAACGTGCCGTTTCGAGGTTCTAAGGTTGCTTCGCCGATCGAAGATCTAACCTGTCTCCGCTTTCATTTGATTAATGTTGCGTGTAATGCCAGGTAGATCGAGTATCGCGCGAATTAGTCGACACGACGAGCGAAACATTTGCTCGGCGAAGCTTTTCCTGTGGATGTCGAGGATATAGGGATGAATGAAGTTTGGAAGTAACTCAATCTGCTGGGACAGATTGCCCGGAAACGAAAGATCCCGATGAACCTGGTACATATGTACATCGTGTAGAAAAGTTGCAAAGGAGGTCAAGAAATCCGATAGAATCGAACGTTTCTGTACTTACGCAACAGCGACTTACAGTTACAGTTACTTTCTTCGTGTATCTTTACTTACAGCGATACTTTTAACGTCAAATTTCAACGACGATTTGTTCCACCATTACTCGAAGCTCTTTCAAACGATCGGCCGTTTAACCGCATTGCGGCAAATAGtgatatttttaagattttaagCGTTAAGATTCGATGCGAGAAACACCGAAGGATTTCGTAGAATCGACCAAGTTTCTACGGTTCTAAGTTCGTTCTTGCCTGATGCTCCTTCGATTTTTTGCTCCTTACTACTTTTATCCTCCTGCTTCACTTTCGTCCCTTTATAAAAATCATCGCCACGGACGCACCCCATgtttaaaggaagtccttcaTCCGACGTGTTCTCGTCTTTCCGATTTGGATAAGCAAAGAACTTTCCTAGGGTGAATACCGGGAGGGAAGCGTCACGAGTGTCACACCGGTGTCTGTCTCTCCCACGTAGCGCTCGAGCTACCGTCTACGGTTTTATCATTACGGAATTAATCACAAATAAGACGCTGAGTTTCGCGTTTCAAGGTTTAAGACTGAAATTGCAGGAAATATCAGTTTCCCTGATCTCGTTATGTAGGATTTACTATCGTTTCGCTATCTTCTGTACAATTTCGAAGAAGGAGAGGATGCGAATATCGCAGGAGAAACATAACAAgtacatttttgttgattttctgcTTTCAGATGTCGCACGACACAATCGTGCAACGTTCTTTTTCTAGGTTTGTACACGCGAAGCAGTTCACCAGCGATCGCACGTACCAGTACGCGGACTTCCTGCAGAGTGTCTGACTCTACCAGTCGTTTGCAATTTCCTTCTGCGGTATTTCCCGCTGTACGCGCCGGATTTGGAGGACATGCCGCGGATTCCGCTGtccttttttgtttccttcttCGAGCTGCTAAACTACGTCGCAATCATCGAAAGTGCTCGACCGACCAAGTAGCAGTCTTGCTTATTGTTAGTTAGATACGTTCGTATCGTTGCGAAAGAAGCGAAAAATCGTTCGACCGTTGCACCGTAATTGGCTCGACTTTATCGACTTTTATCGACGAATACGTTACAAAACAGTTTAACTTTCGAAAGAATACAAGATCGATCGAATGTGTTACGAGAACTTGCTCCCCTTTTCCCATTTTCTTTCCCGACCGACATTTGAATTGGATTGAAATACGTGTCAACTTTTCCTACTTAATTACCCATCGAACACGATGCAACGACCTTCCGTGgtagaaaataattccacGCCGAAGCTGCAGCGTTGTCGGAAAATCACAATTACGAAAATCAAGGCGAAACACAATCTCTTGTAACGTTGAacaaaaaggaggaaaaagagaagaagccGCGATGTGTGTACGTAGTATGACAATGGAACGAGCGTACATTTTCATTCGTCGAGGTGAACaagagaaaaaattgaaacgagaaacgttggaataatatttccaCGGTGTCGTACGCGAACGCGTGTCTCACGGTTATGTTTTGACCCGGCCGTCTCCCAGAATGCACCACCTCCGACCTTAATCCGGGATCAGACACTTCCGGAAAAACGCAGTCACGTCTCCTAATTACGACATCGTGTTGTGGAAACTTCGAAATCTGTCGGTTCGGTTTCATTTATCCACCCAGAAGCTCTTTTATCTTTGCGAATTTTGCCTACCCATTCAATGCCTGTCTTTTTAGGATGATCATCTTTGCCCGGTATATTTTGTATCCTTGAATATGACAAGTTTCtcgataaagataaaaatgagatattattttaattgcaaataattGATCAGactttcgaatatattttcaagctGAATATTCGTATTTCGATAAGTATAAGCGGACACGAAATCTTACAATCTCATGGCAATTTCCATGCGAGATTCGTTAAGAGAAATGAAATAGATGAGTTCTTTGTAGATCAAAATAGGTTTTAAATGAAGACATTAGCGTGATTGAGCGAGCGCGTCTTGGAAAATGGCTTGAGGCGTCACGATCTTGCCAAGTATCTTCTCAACTgcatcaaaatttaatatcgtcGTAATAGGATGAGTCACGAATGCCGACCAATTATGAATACGTTCGAAAAGCGAGATTTTTACGACGAGCGAAGTTCACGTATAAATCTTTAGTTTGAAGTTTCAAATTACTCCTAATTACTCGTGCAACTGATCAGCGCGGTATAGAAATTCTATCTGAGAAGATCGCgcgtagaaaatattaatataaaatcctGAATGCAATTTTCCCGCGAAATATTCTATTCATTGAATTCTTACTCGCGGTACGCTCACCCCTTGtaagtttttaattaacaacagACTCGAACGAGTAACAATCCCGGGGATTTTATTAAACAAGCGATTCTCCTTTTGCTCTCGCGTCCGCGGATTCATTTCGCTCAAACAATGAGCATCTCTGACAGCCATCGAGAACGAATCTTCCGGTTTTTCCGTTTTGAAAGAACCGTGAAACTTTTCGAAAAAgcatgattttttttttataaaaaaagaagacggAGAAATAAAGGGGAAGAAAAAGTTGCCCTTTCGTACGGCAGAAAGATAAATTCTGCTTAATTACCGACAAAAGGATATCCGGCCTAATTAATGTTCGGGGTCGGCTTTCTTTCTCGCGAGAACCGCGCGATATTTCTCGAATGCTTAAGCGAGGAAATTATTCAACGATCTCGCTCTCTGCCCTCCTCCATTGAATTGTTAACCCGATTTCCAGAAATTGTCAAACTAATTGAGCGCGAATCTTTATTCGCGGAGCCATGAaaattcctctttcttcttttttttttccgcGATAACTTTCGATTCACGATCGTGAAACGATCAACCGAAAGGAATTCTGCGATATTGTCTTCCGTTCTGCCGGTAATTGCGTGCTAAGGTATAACAAGCCGTCTGTTGGTTTTAATTGTGcgtgtttataatataatgtattacttaataaggtgGGTGCATCGAACTGGGGAATTAACTTTTTCCGTTAGCCGGCGCTTGAAACGTCTGGTTATCGCTGTGTAATTTTGCTAAGAGAAAGTAACTCGTTGAGCAAGTTATTTGGTGTGATATGTGCACAGAAGAGGAAACGAGGATTGCTTTTTTACAAACGCTAATCGGATTTTTGAGTGCTTCGAAAGATCTTATCTTAATACTTTCGACCACATTGTAAGGAATTTTCCAAAGTGATAGGATCGTCGCTCCTGATATAGTAAAAAAGGTTTTAGAGCAGACGATTGATAGAGAGACACGATGACTCAAGCCAAAAACACGAATAAAGGTTTAGAAAACGTTACTAAACTTGATGACTAAGAAAGAATTCTTCGCTCGAAAATATCCTACGATATTTCATGACGTATTTTCACTGTCTATCGCAAAGACTATACGCATATAATACGCAAAATGTCTGTTGAACAGACGTCTGTTTAGACTCTATTTCTTCAGTTGTGTTTATAAAACTACGATTTCATGCGAATATCATCagactattaaataatacaaaaatagtaTAGTTGCTTATACAAACGTATCGATTTCTGCTTACTGAAATCATTTCGACGTAAATATACTGTATATAGAGGCATccattttaatatcaaatattagtCGCAAATATGATAAATCCgaaatatgaaacaataaattGAGTAATAACGGAGGAAAACAACGGGCGCGCTGTTTGCTCGGAATAATAGAAACGGGGGAAAGAGAATTCGTCGGGGATCAAAACCCGGGGTCGGAGTAAATTTTCCACTTCCTTTCAGCCAGCTCGTCCAAAAGCTGTTTATCGAGGCCCTACGCCCAAGGAAGTACAGTTTATTTTTAACCGGATACATTCACGACGCGTTCCACGCGTTTACGAGCGCGTCAACGTCCGTTTTGTCGCGGGACACTTGTCAATGAAAGCCTGACATCGAAATTTCGTTAGCAGAGAAATGATACAACGGAAGCTTGTTTGTGCTTATAAAATATGAAGCAGACGCTTCGAATAATTCAGTGGTCACGTCTCTAGACAAATATCGAGaattaaacgaaaagaagaaatattgcGATGGAattagagaagaaaaatattcttgaaagTTTTTTCGGATTTGTTCGGTGGAACGTTACTCGTGCACCGTTGAGGCTTACGTAAATCGAATGTAACACAATGGATAATATGAGTTGCTGAGAAAAGCTACTAATGTTgggaaaaatgaagaagagaCGACGTTACGCGACGAATGTCGAATGCAATGGAGTTAACGGAAGACCCTGAAGAGCAAACGGCTTCGGATGGGTATAATTATTTACCTGATATCCTTAGAGATCTTCGACCTTTGTCGCGATGCAATCGGGTCAGACTCGATACCTATGTTTAGAAAACAGCAAACGCGTTTCGACAGGCTCAAATAGATCTCTAAGAAGACAGTGCAGTTTCGTCGCGAAGGATTTAATTGAACGCGTTATTAAACATCGCAACAAAACAGGTCTGGTCTAAGCTCGAGCTATTGAATTTTTCTCCCGGAGGAATCATAATAGTTAGACTTTTAAATAACCAGGTAATGTACGAAAATTAACCAAAGAAACATACAATTGTCCCGTCTGAATAGATAATCTTTCATTTACCATAAGCAGTCTCTATTAATTCTGTATAAAAGTCTTACATACGTGTCGCGTGTTACGACGACCTAAATGATATTATACTACTTTAATCACGACTACATTCGCCCTTATCAATTACAATCGACCAATTCACACAATTCTCCCGTAATATAATCCTGCATCGAAACAATGATTCCAATATTTTTCACAGAGTTGTTCATCGTGTAGACGTGGAAGCTGATCAAAGAAAGcagaaaaatgtatgaaaaggAGAAGGAAACGCGAGAGACTCTCGCGTTGAAAAGAGCGAGGGACAATCGGTCGCTTTCCGGTAGACTGTAGAGCGTTCGATATCCATCCTCTCTGTCTCGACGAAGATTAAACCTTGGTCGGTTTGGTCGCGAAATGACGAGTGA from Bombus pascuorum chromosome 2, iyBomPasc1.1, whole genome shotgun sequence encodes the following:
- the LOC132916424 gene encoding cytohesin-1 isoform X6, which translates into the protein MEAMEGGGLAADETKPSNKAKQTSIGRKKFNMDPKKGIEYLIEHNLLAPTPEDVAQFLYKGEGLNKTAIGDYLGERHDFNERVLRAFVELHDFTDLILVQALRQFLWSFRLPGEAQKIDRMMECFAQRYCQLNPNIFTNTDTCYVLSFAIIMLNTSLHNPSVKDKPSVEQFISMNRGINNGGDLPRELLVSLYESIKTEPFKIPEDDGNDLMHTFFNPDKEGWLWKQAGGRYKSWKRRWFILNDNCLYYFEYTTDKEPRGIIPLENIQVREVQDRHKPHCFELYAAGSEFIKACKTDSEGKVVEGKHTVYRMSAATDEEKEEWIKCVRQSISHNPFYDMLAARKKKAQKTNVHSKS
- the LOC132916424 gene encoding cytohesin-1 isoform X4; protein product: MWQDLDGLGGAGVNSGAHQLDQFGTTELTPEHQKILIDIRRKKTELLLEIQQLKDELGEVVAEMEAMEGGGLAADETKPSNKAKQTSIGRKKFNMDPKKGIEYLIEHNLLAPTPEDVAQFLYKGEGLNKTAIGDYLGERHDFNERVLRAFVELHDFTDLILVQALRQFLWSFRLPGEAQKIDRMMECFAQRYCQLNPNIFTNTDTCYVLSFAIIMLNTSLHNPSVKDKPSVEQFISMNRGINNGGDLPRELLVSLYESIKTEPFKIPEDDGNDLMHTFFNPDKEGWLWKQGGRYKSWKRRWFILNDNCLYYFEYTTDKEPRGIIPLENIQVREVQDRHKPHCFELYAAGSEFIKACKTDSEGKVVEGKHTVYRMSAATDEEKEEWIKCVRQSISHNPFYDMLAARKKKAQKTNVHSKS
- the LOC132916424 gene encoding cytohesin-1 isoform X3 produces the protein MWQDLDGLGGAGVNSGAHQLDQFGTTELTPEHQKILIDIRRKKTELLLEIQQLKDELGEVVAEMEAMEGGGLAADETKPSNKAKQTSIGRKKFNMDPKKGIEYLIEHNLLAPTPEDVAQFLYKGEGLNKTAIGDYLGERHDFNERVLRAFVELHDFTDLILVQALRQFLWSFRLPGEAQKIDRMMECFAQRYCQLNPNIFTNTDTCYVLSFAIIMLNTSLHNPSVKDKPSVEQFISMNRGINNGGDLPRELLVSLYESIKTEPFKIPEDDGNDLMHTFFNPDKEGWLWKQAGGRYKSWKRRWFILNDNCLYYFEYTTDKEPRGIIPLENIQVREVQDRHKPHCFELYAAGSEFIKACKTDSEGKVVEGKHTVYRMSAATDEEKEEWIKCVRQSISHNPFYDMLAARKKKAQKTNVHSKS
- the LOC132916424 gene encoding cytohesin-1 isoform X1, which codes for MKFGNANSVSSMIFTGRSVDALDEVRGSNVQTDNRRDVSAVAIAAGWFSSLRRPGKRNKKGYQKQAKSTWDLSTLSMQLKDELGEVVAEMEAMEGGGLAADETKPSNKAKQTSIGRKKFNMDPKKGIEYLIEHNLLAPTPEDVAQFLYKGEGLNKTAIGDYLGERHDFNERVLRAFVELHDFTDLILVQALRQFLWSFRLPGEAQKIDRMMECFAQRYCQLNPNIFTNTDTCYVLSFAIIMLNTSLHNPSVKDKPSVEQFISMNRGINNGGDLPRELLVSLYESIKTEPFKIPEDDGNDLMHTFFNPDKEGWLWKQAGGRYKSWKRRWFILNDNCLYYFEYTTDKEPRGIIPLENIQVREVQDRHKPHCFELYAAGSEFIKACKTDSEGKVVEGKHTVYRMSAATDEEKEEWIKCVRQSISHNPFYDMLAARKKKAQKTNVHSKS
- the LOC132916424 gene encoding cytohesin-1 isoform X2; its protein translation is MKFGNANSVSSMIFTGRSVDALDEVRGSNVQTDNRRDVSAVAIAAGWFSSLRRPGKRNKKGYQKQAKSTWDLSTLSMQLKDELGEVVAEMEAMEGGGLAADETKPSNKAKQTSIGRKKFNMDPKKGIEYLIEHNLLAPTPEDVAQFLYKGEGLNKTAIGDYLGERHDFNERVLRAFVELHDFTDLILVQALRQFLWSFRLPGEAQKIDRMMECFAQRYCQLNPNIFTNTDTCYVLSFAIIMLNTSLHNPSVKDKPSVEQFISMNRGINNGGDLPRELLVSLYESIKTEPFKIPEDDGNDLMHTFFNPDKEGWLWKQGGRYKSWKRRWFILNDNCLYYFEYTTDKEPRGIIPLENIQVREVQDRHKPHCFELYAAGSEFIKACKTDSEGKVVEGKHTVYRMSAATDEEKEEWIKCVRQSISHNPFYDMLAARKKKAQKTNVHSKS
- the LOC132916424 gene encoding cytohesin-1 isoform X5; this translates as MVNVWHLCCAQLKDELGEVVAEMEAMEGGGLAADETKPSNKAKQTSIGRKKFNMDPKKGIEYLIEHNLLAPTPEDVAQFLYKGEGLNKTAIGDYLGERHDFNERVLRAFVELHDFTDLILVQALRQFLWSFRLPGEAQKIDRMMECFAQRYCQLNPNIFTNTDTCYVLSFAIIMLNTSLHNPSVKDKPSVEQFISMNRGINNGGDLPRELLVSLYESIKTEPFKIPEDDGNDLMHTFFNPDKEGWLWKQAGGRYKSWKRRWFILNDNCLYYFEYTTDKEPRGIIPLENIQVREVQDRHKPHCFELYAAGSEFIKACKTDSEGKVVEGKHTVYRMSAATDEEKEEWIKCVRQSISHNPFYDMLAARKKKAQKTNVHSKS